The sequence ACCTGAAGCCTAACAGGATTTCCTGTTAGAAATGTTCTGACACCGGGGAAAAAAGATATACTCTCCTGATATGAAATACAGACTGTATTTACAAACTTTCCGAGAATCTTGTTAGTCATCCCCGGGATTGCATTCTGTTCTATTATCATGGTCGGTATTGATTTGATGGATGCGACGAAAAGAATAACACCTGAAGCATATCCACCAACACCTATTATGATATCAGGCCTTACTGTTTTTATAATTCTGTATGAATCAATTATCGAAAAAAATATTTTTATTATTGCCTTTACTTTCTTTATGATAGATACTCCCACTAATCCCTCTGCCCTTAAAAACTTCAATGTATAACCTTCTCTTGGAATCACTCTTGCCTCTAATCCGTGTTCTGTGCCGACAAATATCACTTCTGTTGAAGGATCCCTCCTCTTGAATTCTTCAGCCAACGCCAGTCCCGGGAAAAGATGTCCACCAGTCCCTCCTCCTGCTATGATTACTTTCATAAAACATCAGGTTCACAATATGACAATCTATTTTTTAATTGCATAAAAAGTCCTCCGTGCCTTTCTTCTAACAATAAACTGCTGGTCTATATCTTGAACCTTTCTGTTTTGTTCTTCTCTCGATATATTCAGCAATATTCCAACTGCTGTCATATTCACAAGCAAAGATGAACCGCCATAACTAATAAAAGGCAGTGGCAATCCCTTTGTTGGAACCATCCCAGTTGCAACTGCAAAATTTATCAAGGCCTGAAGTGAAATCATTAAAGTCAATCCTGTTGCCAGATAATAGATGAACTCATCTTTTGCTTTGTTTGCTATTGATATTCCCTTAATAAAGAGAATCAGAAATAACGAAATCAATACTACAACACCTATAAACCCGAACTCTTCACCAACTATTGAAAAAATAAAATCTGTATGTGACTCAGGTAAATATGACAATTTCTGCTTTGAACTTCCAAGTCCAACACCTGTTAAGCCTCCACTACCAAGAGCAATAAAAGACTGCACAAGTTGGAATCCACTTCTTAGGGGGTCTTCCCAGGGATTCAAAAATGCCATAACCCTTTTAAGACGATATGGTTCCATAACAAGTACAATGATTGCTGGAATAGCAACAACAGCAAGTGATGCAATATAAGTCAGTTTTATACCTGAAATGAAAAGCATAGTAATTGTTAAAATGGCAAGGCTCATTGCTGCTCCAAAGTCTGGTTGTATCAAAATTGCAACCTGAAATATCACCATAATGCATATAGGTTTTGCAAAAGAGAGAAAACTGTCCGTCCTGTATCCTGGCATAGACATGTACTTTGCTAAGAATATCACCATGGAAAGTTTCACAAGCTCAGATGGTTGAAACGTTGATGGCCAGAGTTTTATCCACCGCCTTGCTCCTCCAGCTGATACCCCAATATTTGGGAGAAAAACAAGTATTAAAAGGACAAAAGAAAATACAAGAAGAGGGATAGCCATTTTTTTAATAAAAGATGGTTTGAGCAGATAAACGATAAGCATGCAAATAAAGCCGATAACAACTGTAAAAAGATGCCTTTTGAAATA is a genomic window of Nitrospirota bacterium containing:
- the ftsW gene encoding putative lipid II flippase FtsW, yielding MNNSNKILIFTVFLLIVVGSLMIYSITSVVPSVLAKKGITEFYYFKRHLFTVVIGFICMLIVYLLKPSFIKKMAIPLLVFSFVLLILVFLPNIGVSAGGARRWIKLWPSTFQPSELVKLSMVIFLAKYMSMPGYRTDSFLSFAKPICIMVIFQVAILIQPDFGAAMSLAILTITMLFISGIKLTYIASLAVVAIPAIIVLVMEPYRLKRVMAFLNPWEDPLRSGFQLVQSFIALGSGGLTGVGLGSSKQKLSYLPESHTDFIFSIVGEEFGFIGVVVLISLFLILFIKGISIANKAKDEFIYYLATGLTLMISLQALINFAVATGMVPTKGLPLPFISYGGSSLLVNMTAVGILLNISREEQNRKVQDIDQQFIVRRKARRTFYAIKK